The genomic region CGCGGGCTACGATGTTATCGCGCGTCTCGACACGGCGCGGAATCAGACGCAGGTGATGCTGCGGGATTCTCGCAACAACCAGTGGCCGCTGGGATACGTGAAGTCTCCTGTCCCGCGGATATTCTGGCTCGATGAGAAGCGTGTGGACGCGCGCGTACGGTCGGCCATCGGGGACGCTTTCGACGGAGCACTTTCCGATGAAGATCTGACGCAGCTCGCATCGCGTGGCCTGCAGCGCGGGCAGCGCGGGCAGCGGGGGCAGCAGGGGCAGCAGGGGCAGCAGGGGCAGCGCGCCGCATCACTTCGACGCCCGGCGAAGCAGCTGCAGTGACCGCCGCCGCCACGTCGCGGACGGTCAAGGAAACGCAGCACGAGACATCGCAGCTCATGATGCCTCAGCACTCGAACAACCTGAACAACGTCTTCGGCGGAGTCATCCTCGCGATGATGGATACCGCGGCCGCGGTCTCCGCAATCCGCCACGCTCGAATGACCTGCATGACGGTTTCCGTCGACCGCGTGGATTTCCGCGAGCCGATCTACCTTGGCGACCTGGTGATCATGAAGTGCAGCCTGAACTTCGTCGGCAGGACATCGATGGAAGTTGGCGTCCGGGTGGAAGCCGAGCATCTGCTCACCGGGGTCAGGCGGCACACCAACTCCTGCTACCTGACGTACGTGGCAGTCGACGCGGCGGGACGGCCGGCGGAAGTTCCGCGGCTGGTAACCGAGACTCCCGATGAGATTCGGCGCCACGAAGCGGCGAAGGAGCGAAGGCGCAGACGGCTCGAGGAGAGGAGAGACGAAGAAGGATCTCGCGAGGGTCCGTCAGCCCAGTAAGCTCAAAGCCGTCTACGGTTTTCTCGGTGTTCTCCTCCCATGCACGCTGGATTAGATGATCTGGAAGGCGCGGCCTGAAGTAGTTGGGCCGGTCGAGTCCTCGCGCACCCCGCCCATCTTGACGCCGGGCACGTAGCCTGACCAGAGTTCGCGCATGCCACGATCGTTCTCTGTCGACGAAGCGAATCGGATGCTCCCGCTCGTCAAGCGCATCGTGAGTGACGCGGTGCGCGACTACTGGCGGTGGCAGGACACGGTGCGCGAGTTCGAGGTTGCCGCGCTCCGCAGCAGTCCGGAGCAGCCCGATCAGGCGGCCGAGGAGCTCCAGGCGAAGGCGACTAAGCTCGCGGAAGAAATCGACGGGTACATGGCTGAGCTGCAGAAGCTCGGCGTACTGTTCAAGGGGTTCGGCACCGGGCTGGTGGATTTTCCGGGAGAAATCGACGGCCGGCCGGTGCTTCTATGCTGGCAGCTGGGCGAAGAGAGTGTACAGTACTGGCACGAGGAAAGTGCCGGATTCATTGGGCGACAACCATTGCCGGAGCTCCAGGTAAACTGAATGGCAGACGACATCAGGGAATTCGTTGGGCCCGACGGAACGAGATGGGGATTTCAGGTCAAGGTGCCCGGCTCGAGCAACGCGATGGTTGTGTTCCATCACCCCGGTGGAAAAACCGCGCGGCTCGATCGCTATGCATGGCACCAGTGGCACGGACCCGAGGCTCGCAGCGTCACTGCGTCGCTGAGCAAGGAATCGGTGATGAAGGCGCTCACGCCGCCGGTCCTGGCACTGTTGTTCAGGCGGTCGATGCCCATCTCTGCTTCCCGCGACGGTCCGGCGGTTCAATAGCGTTTTCGCGAGGTCCGTCGGATTCGCGCGAGGGTCCGTCGGTTCAGTGAACGCAGGCCGCGCGTTCTCGATCGTTTCGTTCAGCAGACTTGGGCAGAGAACACCGAGAAGACCTTTTACAGGTTAACTGCAACCCCTCTCAAGTGCTCCGCCACTCCCGCGATGTCCGCCCTCGTTGAGAGATCCAGGACTGGTTCCGAGATCTTTACCACTCTGAATTGCATGGAGTGGTGTGCAATCGCCCAGTGGACCGCCTGAGGCAGCTCGTATTCGCCTCGCGCTGAGAGCGGGACACCGCGGCACGCGGCGAAGATCTCCGACGTGAATAGAAAGCAGTTCATGCTCGAGTAGATGGGTGTTCCCGCTTTGAGCATCTCTTCATTGGGCGCGACGAGAATGCGCCGCAGGTACCCGCCTTCGTCTATGTCGAGCGCGCCAAATCTCGACGTTCGCTCGGCCGACACGTTGCCGCTCCGGACCAATGTCTCACGGTCGAACGCGGCGATCGCCGGCTCGCGCAATCGATGCAGCTCCTCGAGCGCAACCGATGGATAGTAGTTGTCCGAGTTGAGGACCACGAAGCTGTCACCGGCCGCAAATTCTTCGGCAGAGAGCACCGCGTTGGCTGTCCCGAGCGCGCGCTCCTGCACGGCGAAGCGAACCCGGATGCGCGTTGGAATCATCTCGCGCTCGTAATGATCGCGCACGCCCTGATGCTCCGGCCCGATGACGAGGCACGCGTCGGTGAATCCCGCGTCAGCAACTTCAGTGAGCACGTAGTCCAGAAACGGCCGGCCAATCGGAATCATCGCCTTGATCCCAAGCGATGCAGCAGCAGCCTGCCCCCCTTCGAGACGTGCTTCCTCATCCGCTTTTCGCATGCGGGTCCCCAACCCGCGGGCAAGAATGACGACTTTGGTAGTCGTATTAATCCGGGGACCCCTCGCGCGATTCGCGAAACAAGACGTCTATCTCCATCCCGTCGCGCGCAACGATGGTGTCGGGGAAGACCTCTCTCGCCTCGCGCAGGAGATCCGATGCGCTCTGTGAGTAACGCGCCGAGAGATGCGTAAGCACAAGCTGCTTCACGCCCGCCGCGCTTGCGACTTGAGCGGCTTCTCTCGCCGTGGAATGTCCAGTTTCCAGAGCGCGCTGTGCTTCTTCGTCTGCGAACGTCGCTTCGTGAATGAGCAGATCCGCATCGCGCGCTGCTTCGACCGTTCCCGCGCACGGCCGCCCGTCGCCTCCGAATACCACGCGGCGTCCCGGCCGAGAAGGTCCGACGAGATCCGACGCATCAATCACTCTTCCATCCGGCAGCGTCACCGACTGCCCCCGGTGGAGCAATCCCCACATCGGGCCCTCGGGGATTCCCAGCTCCCGCGCCAGGCCGGGATTGAATCGCCCGAGCCGCGTGTCTTCGACGATCGCATATCCCAGAGCGATCTTCCCGGCGTGCTCGACCGGATAGGGCAACACGCTGTAGTCCTTTCGCTTGACCGGAGTCTCGGCGGTGATCTCGCGGTATTCGATCGGAAACTTTTCCTTCTCGGTGCCGAGTGCAATTGCCCGGGTCAGGAGAGCCTCGGATCCGGGTGGTCCCCACAGAGTCATCGGATCCTCGCGCCCCTGAAGAGACAGCGTCCGAAACAATCCAATCACGCCGAGCATGTGATCCGCGTGCATGTGCGTGAAGAAAATGTCGCGAAGAGCAAAGCTGATCCCATAACGCATCATCTGGCGCTGTGTTCCTTCGCCACAGTCGAACAGAAGCGTTTCTCCTTCGCGTGTTACCGCGATGGATGTGACGTTGCGCTCGACGGTCGGGCGCGACGCCGACGTACCGAGAAAGCGGACGGTCAGCGACATTCGCCCAATATACCGGCTTCGGTTTACGCGCAGGCTCCGGACGGCGCGTGGGAGCGAAATGTGCGACATGCGATTGAGGGCCACCATCGCGGGGTGAGCGATGTCGATCATGAGCTCGCAGGTGACCTCTGACGGTCGGGTTGCCGCTGGAGCTGGGCGAACATTCAGCCGTCGCGGTGTAGCAAAGCAGAACGGCCAACGGGGCCGAGCAGGTATGAACGCGAGGGAGATGGTGGACAAAATGCGCAAACGTCTATTAGCGATTGCATCGGTGTCGCTCGTGTTTGGATTCGTGGCGTGCGCCGAGCTGGTGGGGCTGGACTACGATGGCGCAGGCGAATACCAGCTGGAGACATTGAACGGCTTTTTCCTTCCGACGGTGCTTTACGAGGACGCCTTCGAGCGCAATGGAAGGACGTGGCGATAACCCAGAACGGCAACTTCTACGTGTACCGCCGGTAGGCAGCGGGCGTCTATCGTGAGTCCAGACAAGAAGTTACGCCGTCGTTGAGAGGCGACGATCGCGCGATTTCTCTTGACTTCGCGGCGTTTCGCGGTAAGTTCATCTGTATCGGAGCCCTGCGACTTTCGGCAGGGCTTTGACGTTGGAAGCCCGTGTGCGACGGGTGCAGCGGCCCTTTCCCTGGGCGAGTCATGCCGGTCGCGCATCTTGGCGCGGGGCTGTAGCTCAGCTGGGAGAGCGCTGCAATCGCACTGCAGAGGTCAGGGGTTCGATCCCCCTCAGCTCCATTTGGTAAGAGATTCGCCAGTTGTGGCGGGTTGGGGTATAAGAAGGTCGGGAGAGTAGCTGCCCGCCGCCGTTCGGTAGGACGTAGAGTTCCAATGACGGCGCGCGTGGCACGTTAACGCGGCGCATGAGCCGCAAAGCAATGCCGCGAGGTCTTCGGATCTGGCGGCATTCGTGTTTTTCCTGGTTCGTCCCGGCTCCGTGCGCAGCATGCGTGATCGGTATCACCGCTGCGGACCCTCGTCGAGGCAGTCTCCGGAGCCCCGCTCTCCGCTGCGCTTTCTTCCAGAAAGCTCGCTCCGAAAGCGCGCGGGTCTCCTCGCTGCCTCGCGGGGGTCCGCCTCGGCGATACCGATCACACACGCCGTACCAGCGGTCGCGCTCAACCATCAAAAACGCCGACGCTCACTGATTGATGCATCGCTGCATTGCTTTTCGATCGGCGCCACGGAATCGTCGCCTTCGCGCGCCGGAAATCGGGCGGCTATGGGAGGAGCGCGCGGATGTCCAGGCGAAGGGCGTTGAAGACCTCGGCGCTGAACCGGTTCTCCTGGACCTCAGACTTTCCGACGAAATCGCCCATCGCTGTCGAGCCAAGTCGTCCCAGAAAACGAAGGATCGCGCTTTCCTGCACTAAAGTTGACGAACGTCTCGAGGTCAGCGACTGGGCGCCCGGGTTGTCGCGCAGAACCAAGCGGAAGGTTGCGCCGTTCCCCTCGAACGGTTTCCGCAGTGGCGTGTGAATCATCACGCTCACCGCAGATGGGAGTCTCCAGTCTGGCTCGCGCGTGAAGCGCATGAACCATCCCCGTTCGCGGTCAGAGTTTACCACGGTGACGTCGCCGATCAGCGCGCGGAAGCCAACCGTGAAGAAGAGGATCTTCGTCGTGAAGTCCGACGTCAGCTGAAGGTCGTGCGGAATCGGGCGAACAGGGCCGTTCAGCGGCGCGAAGTGTCCGTTCAGGCTCCTGACGCGAAGCGTGATGTAGTTGTCGGCGCCCACAAACTCCACCCATCGGCCGCCGCGCTTGTCGGTGACCACTGCACGGTACATCGCGGGTGCAGCGTATTTGTCGAGATACTTTGCGAAGTCGGGCATCGTCGCGCGGATTCCATTCGGATTGAGCCGGATTCCGAGCAGGACTGTCGTCGCGCCCTCGGTATCACGTGCCGTGCGCAGCGTGTCCAGCGAGAAAAGGCGTCCGAGCGCCGACGTTGTGCGCGGAAAGCTCGAGCGATAGTCGGCACGCAGATCGCCGCGCGTCCTGTTCTCCGCCGAACCCATCAGCCCCGAGATGACATTCGCAAATTCGTCCGACTTGATGCTTCCCGCGGCGATGTCGACGCTGGTGACCCACTCGAATACATTCTCGTTGAGCCGGCGCAGCCGTATGTAATGGCGTGAATCGCCGGGCTCGTTCACTGGTGTCGCCGGCCACGGTCGGGCGGTGAACAGGTAGCGATTGCTGGAGAACTCGCCGTCGATGGTCACCACCCTGGTGCTGTCTGCCCCCCACGCCGTCCACACCGAGGTGTCGTTGTAGATCACCGATGGCGTAAGCGCATTCCTGCCAAGCTTGTCGCGCGCGACGACGAACTTCGGGCTGCGCTGGACGTTGGTGAAGCGCTGTGCGATTCCGCCAAATAGGCCGTCGGCGTTGGCGCGACCGACGGCTGCGTTCGTGCCGAAAGCGGGCGCGACGTCGCGGCACGCGCCGAGCGGTGCGATGGCCAGCGCCGCGGCGAGAGCGGGTCTGAGTGTCTGGCGAATCACGGGGGTGGAAAGTTCAACGATGGAGCAGCGCGGCGAAACCCCGATGATTGAAGTAAGGGGTATAATCGGCTAGTTTGACATCACTGCCTCGGCCTCCGTGCGAGGCAGTTTTTGCCCCTTGGTGTAACTGGCAACACGCCTGACTCTGGATCAGGAGAGTCCTAGTTCGAGCCTAGGAGGGGCAACTCAAAACGACAGCCAACAGGCTGTCGTTTTTGGATTCCCTAGGTTCGGTCGCTGGCGTGGGCACCGACGCCCCGCCAAGCGATGTGTGTCGCGCGAAGCTGGGATCGGCCGCCGCCCTGCTAGCGAGTGGCAGCGAAGGGATACCAGGTCAATCCGACTCGGAAGCGCGGTCCGGTCGAGCTCGCCGCCCCGTTCAGGATGAGCCAGCCGGCAATCTCGAAACACCTCAAGGTGCTCGAGCGCGCCGGCCTCGTCTCACGCGGCCGGGACGCGCAACGCCGGCCACGTCGGCTCGAGGCAAAGCCGCTCGCCGAAGCCACCAGGTGGCTGGAACGCTACCGCCGGCACTGGGAAGGCAACTTCCAGCGGCTGGACGTCCTGCTCGAAGAGCTCAAGACCGCCGGAAAAAAACAACGCAAACGCACTAACAAGAAAGGAGATCACCGATGACGCACGCCGTGAAGAACACTCAAACGCTGGAAGTCACCACTCCCTCGGACAGGGAGATCGCCATGACGCGCGTGTTCGATGCTCCGCGCAGCATGGTTTTCGACGCCTGGACCAAACCGGACCTGCTGAAGCGATGGCTCGGAGTACGCAACAGGTGGACGCTCGCCGTCTGCGAGATCGATCTCAGGGTCGGCGGCGAATACCGCTATGTGTGGCGCAAGGACAACGGAACCGAGATGGGAATGAGCGGCGTCTATCGCGAGATCGTCCGGCCGGAGCGGATCGTCTGCACAGAAGTATTCGATGACAAGTGGTACGAAGGCGAAGCGGTGGACACGATGGTCCTCGTCGAAGAAAACGGGAAGACCACGCTCACGACTACCGTGCTTTACGACTCGAAGGAAGCTCGCGACGGTGTCCTGAAGTCGCCGATGGCTACGGGAGTTGGGGAGAGCTACGACAAGCTCAATGAGGTGCTTGCCTCGAGGCACACGGTCGGGTGAGTGGACGGGCGTCCTGCGACCCATCCAGTTTGCGAGCGCAAACTGGATGGGTCTGTCCTAGAGCCTTCAGCGTGCGTCGGGCCTTGCGTCTTCCCGATCAGGAATGATCCTGTCCCCCACGATCGAGCGCTGAGGCTGATCGGGAATGATTCTCTCCGAATCGTCCGGGGGTTCCGGGCTGTCCGCCAGCACCCTGTCTCGACTCGTTATCGGCCGCTCAGACTCTCCAGTGGGAGCATCCGTAATGAGAAGCTCACGGAACAGAGCGCGATAATGGACCATCGCCTTTCGAAGCTCCTCCGTGTTTGCCTGGCCTTTCGCGTCACGCTCCGCGATATCGTGAGCCGCGCGATAGTCGCTTACCACCTGCGGATGATTCACTGATACGTCCGACGCGCGCTGCCCGAAGTCGGCCATTGGATAGCCGCGCGCCTGCATCAGCTCGGTGACCAGATGGTCAGCTTCTCTCACAGCGGCGCGCGGGTCGTCAACGAAGCGAGCCTGATCGGTCTGCCAGCTCTGCTCAAAGCGACTGCGATCAGCGGCACTGAGTGGCTGAATTCTAAGCTCTTCCACGCGCTCGATGCGCTTGTTGAGATCCGCCTCTGCTTTTCCGCGGTCCTTCATCGATTTCACAGTCCGGTCGTACTCGGGGCCGAACTTCTCGTGAAGCGCCCTCGTACGACGCTGCGCGACGATCATCAGTACGACAGCCGCAAGGGCGACCAGCAGGATGATCCAAATCAGGGTGGGACTCATGCATTCCTCCGGTGCAGTTCAAAGCTTCTGAGCGCACGGAAGGTGCCAGCATGACGGAACCGGAGGGCCGCGGCGCAGACGCCTCGGGCCGGGGGACCTGTTCCGCCGAGGGGAGCTATTCCTTCGTGTAGAGATGCTGCGCCGCGTCCAGCGCGAGCTCTTCGTCCAGTCTCGGGTCGCGCCCCTCGTAGCTGCATCGCGCCAGCACGTGCTCCACGATGAATCGCGGGTGGAAGCGCGCCATTTTCAGCTTCTCGCCTTTGTAGAGACGCGCCATCACAGTCCGCACGACGTCGATCTCGAACGGAATCTCATTGGCCTTGCAGACGCGACGGAAAATCTCGACGTACTCGTCGGCTGTCGGTGGCGCGATGTGGAAGTTGTAGGGGATCCGCCGCATCATCGCCGCATCCAGAATCTTGGTCGGCGTAAGGTTCGTCGAGAAGATCACGAGGCCATCGAACGCCACCGCAAACTTCTTTCCGGTGTGCAGCGTCAGGAAGTCGATGCGGCTCTCCAGAGGGAGCACCCAGCGGTTGAGAACCTGCTCGGGCCGCGCGATCTGCCGCCCGAAATCGTCCACCACGAATACACCGCCGGTCATCTTCGTGTGCAGCGGCGCTTCGTAGTAGAGGCCGACTGGATCGTACTTCAGATCGAGCATGTCCATCGTCAGCTCGCCGCCGGTCACGACGATCGGGCGGGAGCACCGCACCCACCTCCGGTCGTCCGACGAAGCCTTCGTTTTGACGAAAGGCGACCGGGCCTCCTCCGCAGGTAACCCGTTGACGCCCTTTTCATGATGCAGCTCGGGATCGAAGATCTTGATCACTTCGCGCTCGACCTCGATCGCATATGGCACCCACAGCGATTGCCTGAAACTCTTGGCGATGGCTGTCGCGATGGACGTCTTGCCATCACCAGGCGGGCCGTAGAGCAGCATGCCACGACCCGCATTGACGGCCGGCCCCAGGCGCGCGATGAGATCCGGCGAAATCACCAGCCCAGACAGGCTTTCGGCGATTGCCTCCTGATCCACACGGTCGTTGGTGATGTGCTGGCGCTCGACCTGCGCCTGCCAGGCGGCAAGCGGCACCGGCGCCGGTCCGGTGTACGCCGACTGCTTGAGTCCTTCCTGCACCCACTCGCGGCCGACCGCCGAAATGGCGTACCGCAGGTCGAGCTGTCTGCCTGAGGATTCAGCTCCCAAAGGCTCGAGCAAGCCGCGCGAGCGCAAGCGTTCGAGGATGTCGCGCACGATCGGCACGGGCAGGCGAATTACGTTCGCGACTTCCGTAGGCGTCTTCAGCCCATGGGCATACATCACCCGGAGGGCCAATCCCTGAAGGAACGTGTCGTCGAGGCCAGTATCGGCAGCGGTGGCGATCTTCGGAGGACCGGTCTCCAGAAATGCTTCAAGCTGCTCGCGCTCGATGCGTCCGAGCCCGACCAGATTGTCGCCCAGCGTTCCCCCCAGCTTACGCTGGCGGGCGAGCGCCATGACAACATCTTCTTCGGTTATCAGCTTGGCCGCTACAAGCGTTTCGCCAAGAGGCACGCTAGGCACTCCTCCGTTTCACGCATCTTAACATAGGTGGGACAGAGGTAAAAGCGCCCGCCCTTTTACAGGGGGGGGCACAGAGACACTCAACCCTTTCCCTTACTAGACATAAGTCGACCTTGCTCGACGGTCGAGCAACCGCTGCGCAACCGACTCCGGCCAGGTGCATGCCCAACTTCGGTCCACTACCCGTTCGCCTATGGGGGCTCTGCTGCTGCACTTTGCGGTCCTGTACGTTTTTTTGGAGGCAGCTAACCTGCGCCTTGCGAAGATATATCGCCAGATATAACTTCCCGCCGCAAAGATATATCGCCAGTAGTATCGGAGAGCGATCAGACGCTCACGTCGCTGGTTAACCAGAACAGACGGGGATGAGTCAATGCGACACGGACACTGCGGGACGGGTTATGGCTGGGCGTTTTCGGTAAGACCCGAGAACTTTGGATTCGACCCCGGGGCTTTCTGGGCGGGCCGTGGCAAATCGAGGGGCGGACCCTTCGGCGGTGCCCGGATGTTCGATCAGGGCCACCTCAAGTTCGTGATTCTTCGGCTTCTCGACGAGAAGCCGCGCCACGGCTACGAGATCATCAAGGAGATCGAGGACCGCTTCGGCGGGATGTACTCGCCGAGTCCGGGGACCGTCTACCCGACCCTGACGCTGCTCGAGGACCTGGGCTATGCGCGTGCGCGACCCGAGGAAGGCGGGAAAAAGATTTACGAGATCACCGAGGAGGGGCGCGCCCATCTAGCGGAAAACCAGCCGCTCATCGACGATATTTTCTCGCGCATCGCCGACTTCGCGCAGAACATCTTCGGCGAGCAGATGATGGATGTTCACCGCGCAATGAAGAATGTCGGACGCGCAGTCTACGCGTCGAAAAGCTCGGCCAGGTCAGCCGAGCAGATCAGGAAGATCAAGGAAATTCTCGATCGCGCTGCGGGCGAGATCGACACCCTGTGAATACCGGATTGAAAGTTCCGCGCTCACCCGGATAGGGAGGCGCGGGCGCTCAACCGGTATTCCCGGGCTGCGCAGTGCGTCGGACGGCAGAGACTGTCTGAACGACGAAGGGAGATGGCTCGCTTCCGGTCACTGGGACGACGGCGGGAGCAGCGGGGACGCTCTCGGCGAGAGCGCGTGCTTCTTTGCGGGCGCGTGATTCAACGAGCTGAGTCATGAACCGCTCTCTCTCGCGTACCGCCGCGAATTCACCTACGAGACCGCTGGTCGCATCTTCTATTCTGGTGATTCGCTCTTCCAGCCTGGCCAGTCTTCCACCGGCCGACCCGCTCTCTTCGCGACGTCCGAGCCATGTATTCAGCAACCCTCGCACGACCATCCCGGAAACGGCAACGAGGATCGCCAGCGCGAGAATAAACCGGGGATCGAAGGGCATAATCTCCCAACGGAGAATGGGGGCTACTTTGTTTCAGGTCGCGCGGCGAAATAGTTCCTGGCCGGCGGCAAAACCTCTAACTCGACACGGAGCCCGGATGGCAAAGCAGATAACTGGTGGGAAGCTGTATTTGATTGGAGGGCACCAGCTGACGCTTGCGGGGCCCGCCACCGAGGAGTTCAAGCAGGTGCTCATTGCCCGGACCGATGAAGTCAACACCGTCGTCATCGTTCCCGGAAACGAGCTGATGGTCCATTGGAGCCAGATCGCGGCGCTGCAGATTTTTTCCGCCGGGAAGTGACGTCGAGATCGCGGCTGGCGAGTGAAGCAGGCGGGGGCCACATTCACGATCAACGCGATAATGTTCGACAGAAAGTACGCGACGATGTGGGGCGCATCCAGCAATCACGGCGAGGATTACGGCATCGCCTGGTGAGTCTAGATTCATTCAATGCGCTATAGAATCCTGGTAACGGATGAGATCGACCCCGAAGGTGTAGCGCTTCTCGCCGGCGAGCCGGACTTCGACGTGGACGAGGTTCCTACGCTTCCCCCGCAGGAGCTCATGGTGCGCATCCCCGCCTACGATGCGCTCGTCGGACGCAGCGCAACCAAAGTCTCCGCCGAGCTTCTTCGAGCGGCAACGCGTCTCAAGGTGATCGGACGCGCGGGAGTCGGCGTCGACAACATTGCCCTCGACACCGCAACCGAGCTGGGCATCGCGATCATCAACGCGCCTGCCGGAAACACCATCGCGGTGGCTGAGCTGTTCTTTGGTGTGGTGCTCAGTCTGCTGCGGCATCTCCCGCGCGCACACGAATCGATGCACGCCGGCCGCTGGGAGCGGTCGTCGCTGCTTGGAGCGGAGCTGAACGGTCGCACGCTTGGCATTGTCGGGCTTGGCCGTATCGGTGGGGAAATAGCGGCGCGCGCACACGCGTTCGACATGCCGCTCGTTGCGTACGATCCCTACATCACGGAGTCGCGGTTTCAATCGCTGCGCGTGCATCGCGCGGCCTCGCTGGATGAGCTGCTGGACGCTTCCGATATCGTCACGGTTCACACCCCGCTCACGGAGGAGACCCGCGGCATGATCGGAAAACGCGAGCTCGCGCGACTGGCGCCCTCGGCGATCGTCGTCAACATGGCACGCGGTGGAATTGTAGACGAGGATGCTCTGGCCCAAGCCGTGGCCGCGCGCAAGCTCGCAGGAGCTGCCGTAGACGCATTCGAAAAGGAGCCACTGCGCGCCGATCATCCGCTGACGAAGCTGCCTGACGTGTTTCTCACACCACACATCGGGGCGTCAACCGCGGAGGCCCAGCGTAACGTCGCGGTGGACGCATGCGCCGCGGTTCGCGACGCGTTGCTTTCGGGCGAGTACTCGCGATCCATCAACGTGCCCGAGGGTGAGCACGGAAAGTGGGAGGAGCTGCGGCCGGCGCGTATGCTCACGAGACGAGCGGCCGCCATTGGTCGCGCGATTCTGGCGGCGCAGGGAACGAGCGTCGTCGGACGCATCGACGTTCGCGGCAGCCACGCTCTGGCGCCGGCACGTGAGACTCTCGTCGCATCAGCGGCGCTCGGGGTTCTCGAAGCGGTGCTCGAGCAGGAGCGGCTCAACCTGATAAACGCGCGCACTCTCGCGGAAGGCCGCGGCATCGAGCTTTCATTCACGGAGGCACTCGATGGCAGCCAGCCGGAGACCGCTATCGCGAGCCGCGCCGTGGAAGTGCGGCTCACGGGAGGAATGAACGACATCACGGTCGGCGGCATCGCCTACGGTCACGGCGGCGACGAGAACGGCGACGGTGCTTTTCGAATCACCAGGATAGGGGCGTTTCGGGTGGACGTCTATCCGCGCGACACTCTTGTGATTCTCACCAACCGCGACGTGCCCGGAGTGATTGGACGAGTCGGGACGCTGCTTGGCGAAGCGGGTGTCAACATCGCCGAGTATCATCAGGCGCGATTGGCGCAGGGTGGGGAAGCGCTGGCGGCGGTATCGGTTGACGGCGGTGTTGGCGAGGAGGTTAAGCGGCGGCTGCTCGAGCTACCCGACGTGCGCTCGGTGACGGTCGTCAGCTTCAGGAAAGAGTGAGCGCGCTCGTCGAGACCGACCCCGACGTACGCGCAATGTTCGCCGCGGACGCGTCGGGCCTGCGGTACCTGCCCGACGGAGTCGCCAGGCCGGAGTCAGTCGAAGAAGTGACGGAGGTAGTAAAGCGCGCTGCGAGCGCCCGCACGCCTGTGACGCCCGCCGGAATGCAGACCAGCACCACCGGCGCCTCCATCACTGAACGGGGAATTCTGTTGTCGCTCCGCGGCCTGACCCCACTGATAGATGTCGACCGCGATGCGCGAACCGTTCGCACCAGCGCCGGCGCCATCCTCGGCGAGGTCAAGCGGGCCGTAGCAGCGGAGGGACTGCTGTTCGCGCCAGACCCCACCAGCGAGGAGGAGAGCACTGTCGGTGGAGCAATCGCCTGCAACGCGTCGGGCGCGCGGACGCTCAAGTACGGCGCAACTCGCGAGCACGTTCGCGCGGTGACCGTTGTGCTCGCTTCGGGCGAGGTGGTGCGCTACAGCCGCGTGGGCCTCGAGAAGAACACGGCGGGGTACGCATTCGCTCACGATCCGGTCGACTGGTTCGTGGGAAGTGAAGGAACGCTGGGTGTCGTCGTGGAAGCGGAGCTGGAGCTGCTGCCGCTGCCCGAGCGTGTGATCGGTCTCGAGATCCCGTTTGCGAACGAAGCAGAGGCGCTCGCGTTTGTAGTTGCAGCAAGAGAATCACGAGCCGTCGCGCCGAGGTGTCTCGAGTATTTCGACCAGCTCGCCGTGGGCATCGCCCGGGGTGCCGAGACCTCGCGTGGCTCGAGCGGTCATTCGGCGTCTCTCGTTCCAGCCG from Gemmatimonadaceae bacterium harbors:
- the serA gene encoding phosphoglycerate dehydrogenase — protein: MRYRILVTDEIDPEGVALLAGEPDFDVDEVPTLPPQELMVRIPAYDALVGRSATKVSAELLRAATRLKVIGRAGVGVDNIALDTATELGIAIINAPAGNTIAVAELFFGVVLSLLRHLPRAHESMHAGRWERSSLLGAELNGRTLGIVGLGRIGGEIAARAHAFDMPLVAYDPYITESRFQSLRVHRAASLDELLDASDIVTVHTPLTEETRGMIGKRELARLAPSAIVVNMARGGIVDEDALAQAVAARKLAGAAVDAFEKEPLRADHPLTKLPDVFLTPHIGASTAEAQRNVAVDACAAVRDALLSGEYSRSINVPEGEHGKWEELRPARMLTRRAAAIGRAILAAQGTSVVGRIDVRGSHALAPARETLVASAALGVLEAVLEQERLNLINARTLAEGRGIELSFTEALDGSQPETAIASRAVEVRLTGGMNDITVGGIAYGHGGDENGDGAFRITRIGAFRVDVYPRDTLVILTNRDVPGVIGRVGTLLGEAGVNIAEYHQARLAQGGEALAAVSVDGGVGEEVKRRLLELPDVRSVTVVSFRKE
- a CDS encoding FAD-binding oxidoreductase → MSALVETDPDVRAMFAADASGLRYLPDGVARPESVEEVTEVVKRAASARTPVTPAGMQTSTTGASITERGILLSLRGLTPLIDVDRDARTVRTSAGAILGEVKRAVAAEGLLFAPDPTSEEESTVGGAIACNASGARTLKYGATREHVRAVTVVLASGEVVRYSRVGLEKNTAGYAFAHDPVDWFVGSEGTLGVVVEAELELLPLPERVIGLEIPFANEAEALAFVVAARESRAVAPRCLEYFDQLAVGIARGAETSRGSSGHSASLVPAAGTMVYVEQELAEAAAGVSSGADYDAALDGWLALAESRQARVDDVRVFDGEQALAVARRIRHAVPATMNERGAGQRASGGRKVSTDWAVPYRRLNEALSASREMARQAGVSQAVTYGHAGNGHPHQNWVARDSEELEAIERVVEQTLRMVVKMGGTVSAEHGIGKLKTHWLPLQMSPLAFRVMRAVKQELDPLGILAPGNIF